The sequence AGCATGAATGGCGGCTGTGGGAGAGGATTGAGCTGCCCAAGGACAAGCTCATTATCCCGGGCGTCATCACCCATTGCTCGGTACTGGTCGAGCATCCCGAGCTGGTCGCCGAGCGCATCGTGCGTTTTGCCAGCGTGGTCGGACGTGAACGGGTAATCGCCGGCTCGGATTGCGGCTTTGGCACCTTCGCCAGCCCTGTCCCCGAGATCCATCCCACTATCGCGTGGGCCAAGCTTGGCTCGCTGGTGGAAGGGGCGCGCCTGGCCAGTAACGTGCTGTGGGGGCGCTGAGCCTCAAGCGGCGGGATGGCCGCCCGGACGCAAGGCACGCTCGATACTCTGCCCGAGCACGGCCGACAGTTCCGCGCCCAGCGCAGTGCGCGCATGCTCCAAGATGAAGCCGGAAGCGGCGGCATGACCACCGCCGCCCAAGGCGCTAGCGATTTGCGACAGATCCGCTTGGCAATCGGCGCTGCGGCGCAGGCTGACCCCGCCGCTGCGCATATCGAGCAGCGCTACGATCGCGTTGGTGCGATCCTGGTAGATGGCGGCGGCAACTTCGCTGGAGTAGCCAAAACAGCAGGCGGTCAGCAAGCTCAAACCTTGGCCCAGCGCCCGCTCCCTAAGCGTGCTGCGCGCCAAATCCATGCTCTGACTCATTGCCCGCCGGCCGCTCTCCAGAGCTTGGCTGAGCGCCGGGCTCATGGTCGGCGTGGTGAGCTTGAGCAATTCGTAATAGGACTCCATTCCGCCCAGGGTTTGCACGGCCAAGGCCCAATCGCGCGAGGGCTCCAGGCGATGGATCCAGCGGTCATGATCGTCGGCCAAGTCCACGATCGGAAAAAAGTTGGACAAAGCTTGGCGCCGCGCCGCGCTATCGGGCAGGTCGTGGCGCTGGTTGAGAAAATCGAAGGTCAGACGCGAGGCGCAGTAGTCTTCGGATAGCGCTTGGCCGGCAAATGGAACCGCGAACTCGGGCTGCCCCAGCCGACGCAGAGCCGAGCGATGGTGATCGATCCAGAAAATCCGCGCCCCAGCATCGGCCATCTGGCGCAAATGGATGGCGGTCTCGACCTGGTTCCAGGACAGATCGGTAATCCAGATCTCGTCACCCGGCTGCTTGGTGACGATCTCTTGCAAAATCCGGTCGCTGTCCTGGTTGGCTGCCAGAATCGGGGTCACCGCGTAGCCATGATAGAAGCGGGCCACGGTGGCAGCCGCCACCACCCCGTCAAAACAGGCGGGGCCATGACTAACGATCTGAATTTTGGGAGAGCGTTCTTTCATGAACCTTTAAAGGTACGCTTTCTACCGGCTGAGGGAAATCTTTCGAGCGCAACAAGCGGCCAGTCCTCCTTCCAAGGGGCGCAACCACTTTGCGTCTTGCGTGATGTCATTGGCCGGCATAACTTGAATTCCTACGGCTTTTTCGCATCAATTCTCCGAGTTCGGGGGACGCTGTGGCGACCAAAATCGCGATCAATGGCTTCGGCCGCATCGGCCGCATGTTTTACCGTGCCGTCTTGCAAAATCCGGCTTTGAAATTAGAAGTAGTCGCGGTCAACGATATCACCGACGCCGCGACTTTGGCTCAATTGCTCAAGTACGACTCGGTGCACGGACCATTGCATCAGGAGGTCAAGAGCGAAGGGCGCCAGATCGCGGTCGATGGACAGGCTTTCGAGGTCCTTGCCGAGCGCGATCCGGCCAAGTTGCCCTGGCGCGCCCTGGGCGTGCGAGTGGTGGTGGAATCTACCGGCTTGTTCACGGCCCGGGCCAAGGCCGCCGCCCATCTGAGCGCGGGCGCGCGCAAAGTAGTGATCAGCGCGCCGGGCGAGGAAGCCGACATCACCTTATGCCTGGGCGTCAATCACACCAGCTACGATCCTGCCCGCCATGACGTAATCTCCAACGCCTCGTGCACCACCAATTGCCTGGCGCCGGTGGCCAAAGTGCTAGCGGACCGATTTGGCATAGCGCACGGCCTGATGACCACCGTGCACAGCTATACCAACGATCAGATGCTGCTGGACGGACCCCATCGCGACCTGCGCCGGGCCCGCGCAGCGGCGCTTTCGATGGTGCCGACTTCCACCGGCGCGGCTAAGGCAATCGGGCTGGTACTGCCGCAATTGGCGGGTAAGCTGGACGGAATCGCCATCCGGGTACCCACGCCTAATGTTTCTATCGTTGACTTGACAGCGCAGCTTGAGCGCGAGGCTGACGTCAAAGCAGTCAACGGGGCGATGAAGGAAGCGGCCGAAGGGGAGTTGCGCGGCATTCTCCAGTATAACGACGCACCCCTGGTCTCCAGCGACTTCAACGGCAATCCCCACTCCTCGATCTTTGACGCGCCCCTGACCAAGGCGATGGGTAAAAAGCTGGTCAAGGTCTTTTCCTGGTATGATAACGAATGGGGTTATTCCAACCGGCTGGCCGAGGTAACCGCCCTGGTTGCCAGCAAGCTGTGATATCGCTCGAATGTTGACCGATTTGCGCAGCCTGGAGCTTGGCGGCAAGAAAGTCTTGCTG comes from Candidatus Binataceae bacterium and encodes:
- the gap gene encoding type I glyceraldehyde-3-phosphate dehydrogenase — translated: MATKIAINGFGRIGRMFYRAVLQNPALKLEVVAVNDITDAATLAQLLKYDSVHGPLHQEVKSEGRQIAVDGQAFEVLAERDPAKLPWRALGVRVVVESTGLFTARAKAAAHLSAGARKVVISAPGEEADITLCLGVNHTSYDPARHDVISNASCTTNCLAPVAKVLADRFGIAHGLMTTVHSYTNDQMLLDGPHRDLRRARAAALSMVPTSTGAAKAIGLVLPQLAGKLDGIAIRVPTPNVSIVDLTAQLEREADVKAVNGAMKEAAEGELRGILQYNDAPLVSSDFNGNPHSSIFDAPLTKAMGKKLVKVFSWYDNEWGYSNRLAEVTALVASKL